A stretch of Peteryoungia algae DNA encodes these proteins:
- a CDS encoding SAM-dependent methyltransferase: MSHAEEDMQPIVSSLTFWQRMMCRWADRIAVGRLTLQFEGYGEHVAIGEKPGPNAVLCVRNASPVLRILTGGTLGFAQSFMDGDLESPDIGAVLELALSNEAQLGAVLASSSVFKALARLRHKLRRNSKKGSRRNIAYHYDLGNAFYGLWLDRTMTYSSALYSAPGMSLADAQEAKYARIVEELQIGPDDHVLEIGCGWGGFAELAIRKTGCRVTGLTLSAEQAKFARARLEKAGFADRVDIRLEDYRDCSGHFDKIVSIEMFEAVGEENWPIYFEAVQKRLVPGGKALIQTITIDESRFDYYRGSADFIQTYIFPGGMLPSVTVFEHAAMAAGLKVGDRFRFGRDYDRTLLAWDSAFTANWQKIEPLGFDRRFHRMWRLYLHYCAVGFRFGRIDVVQFRLDKPA, from the coding sequence ATGAGTCACGCCGAAGAGGATATGCAACCGATCGTGAGCAGTCTCACTTTCTGGCAGCGCATGATGTGCCGCTGGGCCGATCGCATTGCCGTCGGACGTCTGACGCTCCAGTTCGAGGGCTATGGGGAACATGTGGCGATCGGGGAAAAGCCCGGGCCCAATGCCGTTTTGTGTGTTCGAAACGCCAGCCCCGTGCTGCGGATTTTGACCGGTGGCACGCTCGGCTTCGCGCAGTCTTTCATGGACGGCGACCTCGAGTCGCCCGACATCGGGGCCGTCCTGGAGCTTGCACTGTCGAATGAGGCGCAACTCGGAGCGGTGCTTGCGTCGTCCTCCGTTTTCAAGGCCCTGGCGCGTCTGCGTCACAAGTTGCGACGCAATTCGAAAAAGGGTAGCCGGCGAAACATCGCGTATCACTATGATCTCGGAAACGCGTTTTACGGTCTCTGGCTCGACCGGACGATGACCTATTCGTCGGCACTTTACAGCGCGCCGGGCATGTCACTCGCCGATGCGCAGGAAGCCAAATATGCCCGCATCGTTGAGGAGTTGCAGATCGGGCCGGATGATCACGTGCTGGAAATTGGTTGCGGCTGGGGCGGCTTTGCCGAACTTGCCATCCGCAAGACCGGCTGTCGCGTCACAGGCCTGACGCTTTCCGCCGAGCAGGCGAAGTTCGCCCGCGCACGGCTGGAAAAGGCAGGGTTTGCCGATCGGGTCGACATCCGTCTCGAGGACTATCGGGATTGCAGCGGTCATTTCGACAAGATCGTTTCCATCGAAATGTTCGAGGCCGTCGGCGAAGAGAACTGGCCAATCTATTTCGAGGCTGTCCAGAAGCGCCTGGTTCCAGGCGGCAAGGCGTTGATCCAGACGATCACGATTGATGAGAGCCGTTTCGATTATTATCGCGGCAGCGCCGATTTCATCCAGACCTACATTTTCCCCGGTGGTATGTTGCCCTCCGTCACCGTCTTCGAACACGCTGCCATGGCAGCGGGACTGAAGGTCGGCGACCGCTTCCGGTTCGGCCGCGATTACGATCGCACATTGCTCGCATGGGACAGTGCATTCACGGCCAACTGGCAGAAGATCGAGCCGCTCGGCTTTGATCGCCGCTTCCATCGGATGTGGCGGCTCTATCTCCACTACTGCGCTGTCGGCTTCCGTTTCGGCCGCATCGACGTCGTACAGTTCAGGCTGGACAAGCCAGCCTGA
- a CDS encoding SDR family NAD(P)-dependent oxidoreductase, producing the protein MTKIAWITGSSSGIGRALAERLLRDGYRIAVSARSADALAELATNHAGQVGVYPLDVTDPDAVKQVFAAIESEMGAVDLAVFAAGSYTRDYAEDFELSRTRQMFDLNVLGTASCLETVMPAMIARRRGHIAVVASVSGYVGLPGAATYGATKAALNVMCEALYPELERHGVKITIVNPGFVDTPLTEKNDFPMPFLVSSEEAADTIAKGLAKGKFEIIFPWKMALAIKLLHALPHSLRFALTRKMLRPKQ; encoded by the coding sequence ATGACCAAGATCGCGTGGATTACGGGTTCCAGCTCCGGCATAGGCCGAGCGCTTGCCGAGCGGCTGTTGCGCGACGGCTACCGCATCGCAGTCAGTGCACGCAGCGCCGATGCCCTGGCTGAACTCGCGACGAACCATGCCGGCCAGGTTGGCGTCTATCCCCTCGACGTGACGGATCCCGACGCCGTGAAGCAGGTCTTCGCGGCGATCGAGAGCGAGATGGGTGCGGTCGACCTTGCCGTGTTCGCGGCGGGATCCTACACGCGCGATTATGCCGAGGATTTCGAGCTGAGCCGGACAAGACAGATGTTCGACCTCAACGTGCTGGGCACGGCCTCCTGCCTCGAGACGGTGATGCCGGCCATGATTGCGCGCCGCCGCGGCCACATCGCCGTCGTGGCCTCCGTATCCGGCTATGTCGGTCTACCGGGTGCCGCCACCTATGGTGCGACCAAGGCCGCACTCAACGTCATGTGCGAGGCCCTTTACCCGGAACTCGAACGGCATGGGGTGAAGATCACCATCGTCAATCCGGGTTTCGTCGACACGCCGCTGACCGAGAAGAACGATTTCCCGATGCCGTTTCTCGTTTCGTCTGAGGAAGCGGCCGACACCATCGCCAAGGGCCTCGCCAAGGGCAAATTCGAGATCATCTTCCCGTGGAAGATGGCGCTCGCGATCAAGCTGCTGCATGCGCTACCGCATTCCCTGCGCTTTGCGCTTACACGGAAAATGCTGCGGCCCAAGCAGTGA
- a CDS encoding phosphomannomutase: MSVKFGTSGLRGLSTDLVGSVSALYATAFARHMLASGRLQSGSPVVIGRDFRPSSPEIASTIMAALKRAGLEPIDCGTIPTPALALYGASIGAAGIMVTGSHIPADRNGIKFYRPDGEVNKADEEAITHFAAELAADPEANRVETGVGQDHEAEATKLFVDRNLGILPPDALKGKKIGIYQHSSVARDMLVTIFEEHGATVFPLGRSDQFIPVDTEAVSPDTVTQLARWTDELALDAVLSTDGDGDRPLVADEHGVPLRGDLLGLITARFLGASVVATPVTSNSGLEKDGGFDVRRTRVGSPFVIAAMEEALAAAKAGVLGFEANGGLMLGSDFSIGDKVIKALPTRDSFLPALAVLGTAAERGLSLSALVEDFSLPVALSDRLENYASERSASLMAHLRGSEEQLEAFLAPLGAVQTVSDIDGLRVTLTDGRVIHFRPSGNAPEMRCYVEASDKESAASLLSQGLSLLAGWPA, from the coding sequence ATGTCGGTAAAGTTCGGAACGAGCGGTCTGAGGGGATTGTCCACGGATCTGGTTGGCTCCGTATCCGCGCTCTATGCCACGGCATTCGCGCGACACATGCTGGCCAGCGGCCGCCTCCAGTCCGGATCGCCCGTCGTGATCGGCCGGGACTTTCGCCCTTCCAGCCCCGAAATCGCATCGACAATCATGGCTGCCCTGAAGCGCGCCGGACTGGAGCCAATCGACTGCGGCACCATCCCTACACCGGCACTTGCACTTTACGGTGCATCGATTGGTGCTGCCGGCATCATGGTGACCGGCTCGCATATCCCGGCGGATCGCAACGGGATCAAGTTCTATCGGCCCGACGGGGAGGTCAACAAGGCGGATGAGGAGGCGATAACGCACTTCGCTGCCGAACTCGCCGCCGATCCGGAAGCCAACCGCGTCGAGACTGGCGTCGGGCAAGACCATGAAGCGGAGGCGACCAAGCTGTTCGTCGATCGCAACCTCGGCATCCTTCCGCCGGATGCGCTCAAGGGCAAAAAAATCGGCATCTACCAGCACAGCTCCGTCGCCCGGGACATGCTGGTGACCATCTTCGAAGAGCACGGCGCCACCGTGTTTCCGCTGGGCCGCTCCGACCAGTTCATCCCGGTTGATACGGAGGCGGTGTCGCCCGATACCGTGACCCAGCTCGCCCGCTGGACGGACGAGCTGGCGCTCGATGCCGTGCTTTCCACCGATGGAGACGGCGACCGGCCGCTGGTGGCCGACGAACACGGTGTGCCGCTCCGCGGCGACCTGCTCGGGCTGATCACCGCGCGGTTTCTCGGCGCATCTGTTGTCGCGACCCCGGTCACTTCCAATTCCGGTCTCGAAAAAGATGGGGGATTCGACGTTAGACGGACTCGCGTTGGCTCTCCCTTCGTCATCGCGGCCATGGAAGAGGCGCTGGCGGCGGCAAAAGCCGGCGTGCTTGGCTTCGAGGCGAATGGCGGCTTGATGCTGGGATCGGATTTCTCCATCGGCGACAAGGTGATCAAGGCGCTGCCAACGCGGGACAGCTTCCTGCCGGCACTTGCCGTTCTCGGCACGGCGGCCGAGCGGGGCCTGTCCCTTTCGGCTCTCGTCGAGGACTTCAGCCTGCCGGTTGCGCTCAGCGATCGGCTCGAAAATTATGCCAGTGAACGAAGTGCCTCTCTGATGGCTCATCTTCGTGGCTCGGAAGAGCAACTCGAGGCTTTTCTTGCCCCTCTTGGCGCCGTTCAGACGGTCAGCGACATCGACGGTCTGCGGGTGACGCTCACTGACGGTCGCGTCATCCATTTCCGTCCTTCGGGCAATGCACCGGAGATGCGCTGCTATGTGGAGGCTTCGGACAAGGAGAGTGCGGCCTCGCTTCTCAGCCAGGGGCTTTCGCTGCTCGCGGGCTGGCCAGCCTGA
- a CDS encoding ribonuclease D has protein sequence MTTIRYHVGDISGDDAARYTDAIAIDTETLGLVPRRDRLCVVQLSSGDGTADVIKIAAGQTAAPNLVAMLADPAREKIFHYGRFDIAVLFQTFGVTTETVFCTKIASRLARTYTDRHGLKDNLKEMLEIDISKAQQSSDWAAETLSQAQLEYAASDVLHLHALRDKLTHRLLRDGRMEHAKACFAFLPTRAKLDLLGWEETDIFAHS, from the coding sequence ATGACGACGATTCGCTATCACGTGGGGGACATTTCAGGAGACGATGCCGCCCGCTACACCGACGCGATCGCGATCGATACGGAGACCCTGGGCCTGGTGCCGCGTCGCGACCGTCTCTGTGTCGTGCAACTGTCCTCCGGCGATGGCACGGCGGACGTGATCAAGATTGCAGCCGGCCAGACGGCCGCGCCGAACCTCGTTGCGATGCTGGCGGATCCGGCCCGCGAGAAGATCTTCCATTATGGACGCTTTGACATCGCCGTCCTGTTTCAGACCTTTGGCGTCACGACCGAGACGGTCTTCTGCACCAAGATCGCCTCGCGGCTTGCCCGCACCTATACGGATCGTCACGGGCTCAAGGACAATCTGAAGGAAATGCTTGAGATCGATATCTCCAAGGCGCAGCAATCCTCCGACTGGGCGGCAGAGACCCTGAGCCAAGCCCAGCTCGAATATGCTGCATCAGATGTGCTGCATCTGCATGCCCTGCGCGACAAGCTCACGCACCGATTGCTGCGCGACGGGCGCATGGAGCATGCCAAGGCGTGCTTCGCATTCCTGCCGACGCGCGCCAAGCTCGACCTCCTGGGCTGGGAAGAGACCGATATTTTCGCCCACAGCTGA
- a CDS encoding nicotinate phosphoribosyltransferase produces MTRNLLLNTDSYKLGVFLQYPKDTRAVSAFVTTRGNSFRPEVMFFGLQMFLKDYLSAPISRADIDEAQEVSSAHGQPFDRSGWEHILNAHGGMLPLKIEALAEGSAIRRGVPVMQVVNTDPRVPWLTSYMETALLRAVWYPSTVATTAWRLRMAIQPFLDRTTDDPMGLQPSRISDYGCRSTSSVEQAAIGGAAHLLHFDSSDSLPAILQARRFYNASMPARSIPAAEHGTIIAWGQTQETEAYSHLIDNFASFGGYSVVSDSFDLHNAVSEIWGKTLQTKVRASGGVLVVRPDSGDPIETPIQVVAQLAYAYGTRLNGKGFKVIDGNVRVLQSDGVSLQDIQMILGRLEGMGFSAENISFGMGSGLLHKINRDTLSFTMRTSAVQNGNEQWRPVVRRPSNPQERIAMAGLVAAIADGHDIMPVPLEDLGARPNLMATVWQDGELLVDSSLDEIRARATAVSLPR; encoded by the coding sequence ATGACACGTAATCTTCTTTTGAACACCGACAGCTACAAGCTCGGCGTCTTTCTGCAATATCCGAAGGACACGCGGGCCGTCAGTGCATTCGTGACCACGCGTGGCAACTCGTTCCGTCCTGAGGTGATGTTCTTCGGGCTGCAGATGTTCCTCAAGGACTATCTGTCTGCGCCGATCAGTCGTGCCGACATCGATGAGGCGCAAGAGGTCTCTTCGGCTCATGGCCAGCCTTTCGACCGCAGTGGCTGGGAGCATATTCTCAACGCCCATGGCGGCATGCTGCCGCTGAAGATCGAAGCGCTGGCGGAAGGCTCGGCGATTCGCCGCGGCGTGCCAGTGATGCAGGTGGTGAACACCGATCCGCGCGTGCCTTGGCTCACATCCTATATGGAAACGGCGCTGCTTCGGGCAGTCTGGTATCCGTCAACAGTGGCTACAACGGCATGGCGCCTGCGCATGGCGATCCAGCCATTCCTCGACAGAACGACAGACGATCCCATGGGTCTGCAGCCGAGCCGCATCAGCGACTATGGCTGCCGCAGCACATCGAGTGTCGAACAGGCCGCGATTGGCGGCGCCGCACATCTGTTACACTTCGACAGCTCGGACTCGCTGCCGGCCATTCTGCAGGCTCGCCGTTTCTACAATGCGTCCATGCCAGCCCGTTCGATCCCGGCGGCCGAGCATGGTACGATCATCGCCTGGGGGCAGACGCAGGAGACCGAAGCATATTCGCATCTGATCGATAATTTTGCGAGCTTCGGTGGCTATTCCGTCGTGTCCGACAGCTTCGACCTCCACAATGCGGTTTCGGAGATCTGGGGCAAGACGCTGCAGACCAAGGTGCGCGCGTCAGGCGGCGTGCTCGTTGTTCGTCCCGACAGCGGCGATCCGATCGAGACACCGATCCAGGTCGTGGCGCAGCTGGCTTATGCCTATGGCACGCGGCTCAATGGCAAGGGCTTCAAGGTCATCGACGGCAATGTGCGCGTGCTCCAGTCGGACGGCGTCTCCCTGCAGGACATCCAGATGATCCTCGGCCGGCTCGAAGGCATGGGGTTCTCGGCGGAGAACATCTCTTTCGGCATGGGATCGGGCCTGCTTCACAAGATCAACAGGGACACGCTGTCCTTCACCATGCGCACCAGCGCCGTGCAGAACGGCAACGAGCAGTGGCGCCCCGTGGTTCGGCGCCCCTCCAATCCGCAGGAGCGGATCGCCATGGCGGGTCTCGTGGCTGCAATCGCTGACGGCCACGACATCATGCCGGTACCGCTGGAAGATCTCGGGGCGCGGCCCAATCTCATGGCGACGGTCTGGCAGGACGGTGAATTGCTGGTGGATTCGAGCCTGGACGAGATCCGCGCGCGGGCAACGGCCGTCAGCCTTCCCCGGTAG